The DNA window CGGCTGGCCCTCTTTCTACGACCCGGCGGAGATCGACTCGGTCACCATCCGAGCGGACCGCAGCGGTGGCATGGTGCGGACCGAGGTCCTCTGCCGACGTTGCCAAGGGCATCTCGGCCATGTCTTCGCGGGCGAAGGCTTCGAGACCCCTACCGACCAACGCTACTGCATCAATGGCTTGGCGCTTCGCTTTGTCCCGCGAGGCCAGGAACCACCTCCCCTCGTTTGAATTTTGGAAGAAACCCTGGCCGCCCCTTCTCCCTCTGTTTGATGAAACGATTTCTACCGCTCCTTCTGTTGTCACTTGTGGCCCTGGCCGTCCTAGGATGGCAAAATCTGCAAGCCAATCCGCTCCGGACCAGCACCATGCCCGAGCTGAAAGTCGCCCCGCCCACGCCCCCAGCCCCAGTGGAGAAAACCGAAGAGGCGTGGCGCGCTCAACTCACTCCAGAGCAATATTACATTCTTCGCGAATCGGGCACCGAACCTCCCTTTGGTGCGGTCTACCGTCAGACCAAGGACCAAGGAGCGGGACAATATCACTGCGCGGGCTGCGGCGCGCTCGTATTTGACGCCGCTCACAAATTTGATTCCGGCACCGGCTGGCCCTCGTTCTATGACATTGCCGAAGGCGGCCAGATTGAACTCCTGGAAGACCGCAGTCACGGAATGGTGCGAACCGAAGTTCGCTGCAAAACCTGCCAGAGCCACCTTGGTCACCTCTTCCTGGGAGAGAACTATGGCAACCTCAAAGACCAGCGCTACTGCATCAATGGCTTGGCACTCGTCTTTGTGCCCACCAAGGAGTGATCACTCCTTGGTGACGGGGCTCTGGAACTTGTAACCCTCTTGCTTCATCTTGTAGCCAGCCGCCGTTCCCACGGCCGCCCCGGCTAGGACACCGCACCCGCTTAGGGAGGCGAGGAGAAGGGTGCCCAAGGCAAGGGAAGCGACGCGTCGGCAAAGTCTGTTTTTCATGCTGGAAGAATAGTCGATGGCATCCCGGGGCGCGAGCAAGGTTTTTGCTCCCTCGCGAAAAATTCTGTATTCCCAAGACTCGACTCTCCCCTTATATACCTCGTCCCATGTCGAGCACCTTTGGCCAGGCCTTCCGCCTTCACACCTACGGAGAATCCCACGGCGGCGGCGTGGGATGCCTCATCGATGGCTGCCCACCCGGCATCGAACTCTCTCGCGAAGAGATCCAAGTGGACCTCGACCGTCGCCGACCCGGCCAATCGAAAATCGTGACCCCCCGCCAGGAAGCGGACGCTTGCGAAATCCTCTCCGGCACCTTCGAAGGCCGCACCACCGGCACGCCGCTCTCGATCTTGGTGCGCAATCAAGATCACCGCCCCGAGGCCTACTCCGAAATGGCCAAGAAATATCGCCCTTCGCACGCCGACTACACCTACGACGCCAAATACGGCTTTCGAAATTGGCAAGGAGGTGGCCGGGCTTCGGCCCGTGAAACCATCGGCCGGGTGGCCGCGGCCGCCGTCGCCAAAAAAGTCCTCCGCACCCAATTCGCCTCCGGGCTGGAAATCGTCGCTTGGGTCGCCTCCATCAAGGACCTCCAGGCCCAAGTCGACCCCGAGCGCCTCACCTGCGCCGAAGTCGAAAGCAATATCGTGCGGACGGGCGACCCCGATTCCGTGCAAGCGATGATCGACCTCATCGAAGCCACCCGCAAGGAGGGCAACTCCATCGGCGGCGTCGTGGAGTGCATCGTCCGCGGGGTGCCACCAGGCTGGGGCGAGCCGGTCTTTGACAAAATCGATGCCGATCTCGCCAAGGCCATGCTTTCCCTGCCCGCCACCAAAGGATTCGAAATCGGAAGCGGCTTCGCAGGCACGCTCTTGACGGGTCGGGAGCACAACGACGCCTTTCGCATGCAGGGCGATCAAGTCACCACCGCGAGCAATCGCTCCGGCGGCACCCAAGGCGGCATCACCAATGGCCAGCCCCTCCACTTCCGCGTCGCCTTCAAGCCCACCGCCACCATCATGACCAGCCAGGAAACCGTCGACCAGCAAGGCCAAGACACCGAGCTCAAGGGACGCGGTCGCCACGATCCCTGTGTGCTCCCGCGCGCCGTGCCCATGGTCGAAGCCATGACGGCCCTCGTCCTCTGCGATCACGCCCTGCGCCAGCGCGGGCAGTGTGGCGCCGAAGCCTCCCCACTCTAAAGGACTCCCCGCCCGGGCACTGCGCATGACGAACTACGAAAAATTGGGCGCCTTCTACCTGGGTCGCGATCCCGACGGGGAAACCGTTCTCTACGACTCCCGAGACCTCGTCACCCACGGAGTGGTCCTTGGCATGACCGGCTCAGGCAAGACCGGCCTCTGCATCGCCATGCTGGAAGAAGCCGCCATGGATGACATCCCGGCCGTCATCATCGATCCCAAAGGCGACATCGCCAACCTCCTGCTCGCCTTCCCCGACTTGGCCCCCGCCGATTTTGAACCCTGGGTCGACCCCGATGAAGCCCGGCGCAAAAACCTCTCGCCCAGCGAGTTGGCCAAAGACACAGCCACCCTCTGGAAAAGCGGTCTCGCCCAGTGGGAGCAAGGACCGGAACGCATCCGCACCTTTCGCGAGAAAGTGGAAATCAACGTCTTCACCCCCGGCTCCACCGCCGGGATCCCTCTCTCCTTGCTCGGGCAGCTCACCGCGCCCTCTGCCGCCCTGCTCGCGGATGCCGAAGCGCTCGCCGATCGCATCGAAGGGACCGTCGCCTCCCTCCTCTCGCTCATCGGAGAAAAAGCCGAAAGCCATGACCGGGAATTCGTCTTTCTCTCGACCACCCTGCAGCACGCCTGGCATCGCGGCCAATCGCTCGACTTGGAATCCCTCCTGCGCCTGCTCCAAAAACCGGAATTCGAAAAAATCGGCGTTCTCGACCTAGAATCGTTCTATCCGGCGAGCGAGCGCCTGAAACTCGTCCTCGCCTTGAACGCGCTTCTGGCCTCCCCCTCCTTCTCAGTCTGGCGTCAAGGCCCGCCCCTCGACGCCGAGACCCTCCTCCACGCCCCGTCGGGACAGCCTCGCCTCTCCATCCTCAGCCTCGCCCACCTCAACGACAGCGAGCGCATGTTTGTCACCACCCTCGTGCTCCAAGAAATGATCGGCTGGATGCGACAGCAGCCCGGCACCTCCAGCCTCCGGGCCATGCTCTACATGGACGAAGTCTTCGGCTTTCTGCCGCCCACCGCCAACCCGCCCAGCAAAAAGCCCCTCCTGACCCTCTTGAAACAGGCCCGCGCCCACGGGCTCGGCACCTTATTGGCCACCCAAAATCCAGTCGACCTCGACTACAAGGCCCTCTCCAACATGGGCACCTGGTTTCTCGGGCGACTCCAAACCGAGCGCGATCAACAACGCGTCCTCGACGGCCTCCTCAGCGCCAGCGGCAGCGGGCTCAATCGGAAAGAACTGGAAACCACCTTGGCCAGTCTCCCGAAACGAAACTTCCTTCTCCACAACGTGCACGAGCCGGGTGGCCCGCGTCTTTTCCAGGTCCGCTGGGTCATGAGTTACCTCCGGGGACCCCTTCAGAAAGAGCAAATCCGCCAACTCATGGACCCCGTGCGCCACCGCTTCGAAGCGAGTG is part of the Verrucomicrobiota bacterium genome and encodes:
- the msrB gene encoding peptide-methionine (R)-S-oxide reductase MsrB codes for the protein MKTDQEWKKELTPEQYHILRKAGTERPYGEIYETVKKQGEGDYFCVACGQHLFASQTKFDSGCGWPSFYDPAEIDSVTIRADRSGGMVRTEVLCRRCQGHLGHVFAGEGFETPTDQRYCINGLALRFVPRGQEPPPLV
- the msrB gene encoding peptide-methionine (R)-S-oxide reductase MsrB — encoded protein: MKRFLPLLLLSLVALAVLGWQNLQANPLRTSTMPELKVAPPTPPAPVEKTEEAWRAQLTPEQYYILRESGTEPPFGAVYRQTKDQGAGQYHCAGCGALVFDAAHKFDSGTGWPSFYDIAEGGQIELLEDRSHGMVRTEVRCKTCQSHLGHLFLGENYGNLKDQRYCINGLALVFVPTKE
- the aroC gene encoding chorismate synthase, with amino-acid sequence MSSTFGQAFRLHTYGESHGGGVGCLIDGCPPGIELSREEIQVDLDRRRPGQSKIVTPRQEADACEILSGTFEGRTTGTPLSILVRNQDHRPEAYSEMAKKYRPSHADYTYDAKYGFRNWQGGGRASARETIGRVAAAAVAKKVLRTQFASGLEIVAWVASIKDLQAQVDPERLTCAEVESNIVRTGDPDSVQAMIDLIEATRKEGNSIGGVVECIVRGVPPGWGEPVFDKIDADLAKAMLSLPATKGFEIGSGFAGTLLTGREHNDAFRMQGDQVTTASNRSGGTQGGITNGQPLHFRVAFKPTATIMTSQETVDQQGQDTELKGRGRHDPCVLPRAVPMVEAMTALVLCDHALRQRGQCGAEASPL
- a CDS encoding DUF87 domain-containing protein, with protein sequence MTNYEKLGAFYLGRDPDGETVLYDSRDLVTHGVVLGMTGSGKTGLCIAMLEEAAMDDIPAVIIDPKGDIANLLLAFPDLAPADFEPWVDPDEARRKNLSPSELAKDTATLWKSGLAQWEQGPERIRTFREKVEINVFTPGSTAGIPLSLLGQLTAPSAALLADAEALADRIEGTVASLLSLIGEKAESHDREFVFLSTTLQHAWHRGQSLDLESLLRLLQKPEFEKIGVLDLESFYPASERLKLVLALNALLASPSFSVWRQGPPLDAETLLHAPSGQPRLSILSLAHLNDSERMFVTTLVLQEMIGWMRQQPGTSSLRAMLYMDEVFGFLPPTANPPSKKPLLTLLKQARAHGLGTLLATQNPVDLDYKALSNMGTWFLGRLQTERDQQRVLDGLLSASGSGLNRKELETTLASLPKRNFLLHNVHEPGGPRLFQVRWVMSYLRGPLQKEQIRQLMDPVRHRFEASAPPAPRPAAPPKKTAQTPPASSRPPIASEVEERFAPGTGDITYLPHLLEEARVTYVSRKHRREHSQTLRRLHLFDSSGLEEIEPLPETTPLGEKPVPGAAFAEAPAEATRATTYRDAAQAFADSIYQEKRGTLFYSPLLKTASEINEPEGDFRQRLAHRAREIRDAAAKALKKKYAARAATIEKRLRTAEDRVAREKAEARSSQIQAGLSLVGTLFGALLGGQKKLTGTTLRRGRSSAGSATRAWKQSSDVGRAKEKVDDLENELAALEKELQAEVAKLETTHAPTALELETLSIRPYKKDIQVPTPTLLWIPHAGSHS